From the Syntrophorhabdaceae bacterium genome, one window contains:
- a CDS encoding DMT family protein, whose amino-acid sequence MKTVALLTISNLFMTAAWYGHLRFKETALWKVIIFSWLIAFMEYCFQVPANRLGHQTFSAAQLKIIQEVITLVVFAFFSVIYLKEEFKWNYLVAFALIAAAVFFMFKE is encoded by the coding sequence ATGAAAACGGTGGCCTTGCTCACCATATCGAATCTCTTTATGACCGCCGCATGGTACGGCCATCTCAGGTTTAAAGAGACGGCCCTTTGGAAAGTGATTATTTTCAGCTGGCTTATTGCTTTTATGGAATACTGTTTTCAGGTGCCTGCAAACCGTCTCGGACACCAGACGTTTTCAGCGGCCCAGCTTAAGATTATTCAGGAGGTGATTACCCTGGTCGTCTTCGCCTTCTTTTCAGTTATCTATCTCAAAGAGGAATTCAAGTGGAACTACCTGGTTGCCTTCGCGCTGATTGCGGCCGCCGTGTTCTTCATGTTTAAAGAGTAG